From Miscanthus floridulus cultivar M001 chromosome 15, ASM1932011v1, whole genome shotgun sequence, the proteins below share one genomic window:
- the LOC136506573 gene encoding putative disease resistance protein RGA1 has product MEVALVSAVLKIVGTKLAPLAIKEFRSKADVAKDIQELQDLVEEINDWLHTVGDKAIRNGRSSKWLKRLKEAAYDAEDVVHEFHIEAEKQDIKVTGGKNTMVKYLLTKPKSAVSGFKIAHKIKAIKSRFDAIVKGRSDYSTIANSMPVDHPVHHTRKTIGEVPFYTIVDETSVFGRDQEKDQITSELMETNSQQRIKIVSVIGLGGSGKTTLAKLVFNDGNIVNHFEVLLWVHVSREFVVEKLVEKLFEAIAGDMPEHLPLQHVSRTISDKLAGKRFLAVLDDVWTEDRVDWERFMVHLKSGAPGSSILLTTRSRKVAEAVDSSYAYDLPFLSKEDSWKVFQQCFGIAMKALDTEFLQVGIEIVNRCGGVPLAIKVIAGILHGMKGIEEWQSISNSNLLDVQDDEHRVSACLWLSFVHLPDHLKPCFVYCSIFPRGYVINRCHLISQWIAHGFVPTNQAQQPEDVGIGYFDSLLKVGFLQDQDPDQDWSTSDEVRCKMHDLIHDLARQILQDEFVSEIETNDQINRCRYLSLTSCTGKLDNKLCGKVRALYVSGRDLTFDKTMDKQCCVRTIILKYITADSLPLFISKFEYMGHLEISNVNCEALPEALSHCWNLQAIHVLKCTRLAVVPETIGKLKKLRTLELNDVWSIKSLPQSIGDCDNLRSLYLEGCGGIKDIPNSLEKVKNLRILSIVKCSDLQKLLPSESFGKLWNLQTLTLKCCWSLRNLPQCMTSLSHLESLDLGYCFDLVELPEGIGNLRNLKVLNLKRCKKLCGLPAGCGQLTRLQQLSLFVIGDSTKHARISELESLDKLNGELRIKNIKYVKDPGETDKVHLKEKNGILKLSLDWYSRWEVQPNDVEEELSLNMEKDLHLLNSLEPPQKIEKLGICGYRGSQLPRWMTKQSDSCGLADNRHIVMQRNPPEFSHLTKLVLDNLPNLEHLGELVELPLIKILKLRGMPKLVELLMTTRCFATGEEGVECRFPHLSTLVISDCPKLVVKPYFPLSLQSLKLEGSNGQLVSSGCFFHAHHRHAAHAHGDESSSSSCIVDVTGTPLKRLDLGRLIGSSSGWEVLQHLTGLHNLHIYMCTDLTHLPESIQCITSLRRLGISHCANLRVLPDWLVELKSLQSLNLQSCNALQQLPEQIGELCSLQHLSIISLPSLTCLPESMQRLTSLQSLNLCMCGALTQLPEWLGELSALQRLWLHSCGGLTSLPCSIQRLTALEELFIINNLELLRRCREGVGEDWHLVSHIKNLRLLD; this is encoded by the coding sequence ATGGAAGTTGCCTTGGTATCAGCTGTATTGAAGATTGTGGGGACGAAGTTAGCTCCTCTTGCAATCAAAGAGTTCAGATCTAAAGCAGATGTAGCCAAAGATATTCAGGAACTCCAGGATCTAGTTGAGGAGATCAACGATTGGTTGCATACAGTAGGTGATAAAGCAATACGAAATGGCCGATCATCTAAATGGCTCAAAAGATTGAAAGAAGCTGCTTATGATGCTGAAGATGTAGTCCATGAGTTCCACATCGAGGCtgaaaaacaagacataaaagTTACTGGTGGCAAGAATACCATGGTCAAATACTTGTTGACAAAACCTAAATCAGCTGTGTCTGGATTTAAGATAGCTCACAAGATCAAGGCAATAAAGAGCAGATTTGATGCAATTGTGAAAGGAAGGAGTGACTATAGCACAATAGCAAATAGCATGCCAGTGGATCATCCTGTTCATCATACAAGAAAGACAATTGGAGAGGTGCCATTCTATACCATTGTGGACGAGACATCAGTATTTGGCAGGGACCAAGAGAAGGATCAGATTACATCTGAGCTGATGGAGACTAATAGCCAACAAAGAATAAAGATAGTTTCAGTCATTGGGCTAGGTGGATCTGGTAAAACTACTCTCGCAAAACTAGTGTTTAATGATGGTAACATTGTAAACCATTTTGAAGTTCTATTGTGGGTTCATGTGTCAAGAGAATTTGTTGTTGAAAAGCTTGTGGAGAAGTTGTTTGAAGCTATTGCTGGTGACATGCCTGAGCACCTCCCATTGCAGCATGTGAGCAGAACTATCTCAGATAAGTTAGCTGGAAAGAGGTTCCTAGCTGTCTTGGATGACGTTTGGACAGAGGATCGTGTTGACTGGGAGCGATTCATGGTACATTTAAAGAGTGGTGCACCTGGCAGTAGTATTTTACTCACTACTCGTAGTAGAAAAGTTGCAGAAGCCGTGGATTCTAGTTATGCATACGACCTACCATTCTTGTCTAAAGAAGATAGCTGGAAAGTGTTCCAGCAATGTTTTGGAATTGCCATGAAAGCTCTAGACACTGAATTCCTACAGGTCGGGATAGAGATTGTGAACAGATGTGGTGGGGTGCCCCTTGCAATTAAAGTTATTGCAGGAATCCTCCATGGAATGAAAGGAATTGAAGAATGGCAGTCCATAAGCAATAGTAATTTATTAGATGTTCAGGATGACGAACATAGAGTATCTGCGTGCTTATGGTTAAGTTTTGTTCATTTACCGGATCATCTAAAGCCTTGTTTTGTATATTGCTCTATCTTTCCAAGAGGCTATGTAATCAACAGGTGTCATTTGATTTCTCAATGGATAGCTCATGGCTTTGTTCCGACAAACCAAGCTCAACAACCAGAAGATGTTGGAATTGGCTACTTTGATTCTCTTCTTAAAGTGGGGTTCCTTCAAGATCAGGATCCAGACCAAGATTGGTCCACAAGTGATGAAGTAAGATGCAAAATGCATGACCTGATTCATGATCTCGCTAGACAAATTCTACAGGATGAATTTGTGTCTGAGATAGAAACAAACGATCAAATAAACAGATGCAGATACCTATCTTTGACTTCATGCACTGGGAAGCTTGACAACAAATTATGTGGCAAGGTCCGTGCACTCTATGTTTCTGGCCGTGACCTCACATTCGACAAGACAATGGACAAGCAGTGTTGTGTCCGTACTATTATATTGAAGTATATAACTGCTGActcattgcctctgtttattTCAAAGTTTGAATACATGGGACATCTTGAAATATCCAATGTTAACTGTGAGGCACTCCCAGAAGCTCTTTCGCATTGTTGGAACTTGCAGGCCATTCATGTGTTAAAATGCACAAGACTTGCAGTTGTACCTGAAACTATCGGTAAGCTTAAGAAGCTTAGAACTCTAGAATTGAATGATGTTTGGAGTATCAAGAGTTTACCACAATCTATCGGCGATTGTGATAATCTTCGAAGTTTATACCTAGAAGGTTGTGGTGGAATCAAAGATATACCAAATTCCTTGGAAAAAGTGAAAAATTTAAGGATCCTTAGTATTGTTAAATGCAGTGATTTACAAAAACTTCTGCCATCAGAATCGTTTGGGAAGCTTTGGAACTTACAAACGCTCACCTTAAAATGCTGCTGGAGTCTCCGAAACCTACCTCAGTGCATGACTTCTTTGAGTCATCTAGAATCATTGGACCTTGGATATTGTTTCGACCTTGTTGAATTGCCTGAAGGTATTGGGAATTTAAGAAACCTTAAAGTTTTGAATCTGAAGAGATGCAAAAAATTGTGTGGACTACCAGCTGGTTGTGGGCAACTAACTCGTTTACAACAGTTGAGCTTGTTTGTTATTGGAGACAGTACTAAGCATGCAAGGATCTCTGAGCTTGAAAGTCTTGATAAGTTAAATGGCGAACTGCGAATTAAAAACATTAAATATGTGAAAGATCCAGGTGAAACAGACAAGGTtcatttgaaggaaaagaatggCATACTGAAATTGTCATTGGATTGGTATTCAAGATGGGAGGTTCAGCCTAATGATGTGGAAGAAGAGTTATCATTAAATATGGAGAAGGACCTGCATTTGCTCAACAGTCTTGAACCACCACAAAAAATTGAGAAGCTGGGAATTTGTGGTTATCGGGGTTCGCAATTGCCACGTTGGATGACAAAGCAAAGTGATTCTTGTGGTCTAGCCGACAATAGGCATATCGTAATGCAAAGAAATCCACCTGAATTCTCCCATCTAACCAAACTAGTATTGGACAACTTACCAAACTTGGAGCATCTGGGGGAACTTGTGGAATTGCCACTGATAAAGATCCTTAAGCTCAGAGGAATGCCTAAGTTGGTGGAGCTGCTTATGACCACACGCTGTTTCGCAACTGGGGAGGAAGGAGTGGAATGTCGTTTCCCTCACCTATCCACTCTAGTAATAAGCGACTGCCCGAAATTGGTTGTGAAGCCGTACTTTCCGCTGTCTTTGCAGAGTTTAAAACTAGAAGGAAGCAATGGGCAGTTGGTTTCTTCAGGATGCTTCTTCCATGCACATCATCGTCATGCAGCTCATGCTCATGGTGATGAGTCTTCATCTTCCTCCTGTATTGTGGATGTGACGGGTACTCCCCTCAAGAGACTAGACCTTGGTCGATTGATAGGATCATCATCTGGTTGGGAGGTGCTGCAGCACCTCACTGGGCTTCATAACCTGCACATATACATGTGCACAGACCTTACTCATTTACCTGAGAGCATCCAATGCATCACCAGCCTCCGTAGACTGGGGATATCACATTGTGCTAATCTTCGTGTGCTGCCTGACTGGCTTGTGGAACTGAAATCTCTACAGAGTCTGAACTTACAGTCATGTAATGCTCTCCAGCAGCTGCCTGAACAAATAGGAGAACTCTGCTCACTCCAGCACCTCAGCATAATTTCTTTGCCTTCCCTGACTTGTCTTCCCGAGAGCATGCAGCGCCTCACCTCACTTCAATCTCTCAACTTGTGTATGTGTGGTGCGCTGACCCAGCTTCCAGAGTGGCTAGGCGAACTCTCTGCACTTCAAAGACTCTGGCTCCACAGCTGCGGTGGCCTTACATCCTTGCCCTGCTCCATACAACGCCTTACTGCTCTTGAGGAATTATTTATAATCAACAACCTTGAGCTGCTTAGGCGTTGCAGGGAAGGGGTGGGGGAGGATTGGCACCTTGTCTCACATATTAAAAATTTAAGGCTATTGGACTAG
- the LOC136507653 gene encoding uncharacterized protein, whose amino-acid sequence MANYLPVMLTPTTMNWLTSLTPDSIESWEQLKKVFTDNYMTTCTRPGTKHDLNRIYQKPSELLRSYIRRFFEMRNSIPNITEAEVITAFVRGLHHRDLRSKFNRKPTMGIGEMIMTADQYADAEEAEVRFNEDAGTHRPTRRSDEHPNERRHSGRRYDDRGHHQDSGRDRPEGSKAGQYRRHRPDNIVAIIDEPRAKRNYDEQYKKILEGPCSLHKNSKHKMKDCLGLAKEFQDKKKDDDNDDGARGRRPLGHNNNAFQDHDKVVATIFGGLAAAENRRDRKLTARRVLAVNAKDAIAEPSHRPWSEVPITFSRDDQWADIPYTGRFPLVLDATVKKVLFRKVLVDGGSALNLLFAGALQELGLGVEDLTPSDFSFWAM is encoded by the coding sequence atggcgaactatcttcccgtcatgctcacgccgaCCACAATGAACTGGCTCACGAGCCTCACCCCAGattccatcgaatcttgggaacagttgaagaaggtcttcaccgacaattacatgactacgtgtactcggccgggcaccaagcacgatctgaatCGCATTTATCAgaaaccgtccgagctcctccgtagttACATCAGACGATTTTTCGAGATGagaaattctattcccaacattacggaagcagaagtcatcaccgcctttgtcagaggactccatcaccgcgacctccgctccaaattcaatcgtaagccgacaatggggattggcgagatgatcatgacCGCCGATCAATACGCCGACGCTGAAGAGGCCGAAgttcgcttcaacgaggatgcgggcactcaccgCCCAACTCGCCGCAGCGACGAGCACCCCAACGAACGACGCCACAGTggccgccgctacgacgaccgcggCCACCATCAGGACAGTGGCCGCGACCggccggaagggtctaaagctggTCAGTATCGCCGCCACCGACCAGACAACATCGTCGCCATCATTGACGAACCTCGCGCCAAACgtaactacgacgagcagtacaagaaaatCCTCGAAGGCCCGTGCTccctccacaagaacagcaagcataagatgaaggactgcctcggcttaGCTAAAGAGTTCCAGGACAAAAAAAAggacgacgacaacgacgacggagccagaggtcgccgaccactAGGGCACAACAATAACGCCTTCCAGGATcacgacaaagtggtcgccactatcttcgGGGGTCTCGCCGCCGCCGAGAACAGAAGAGATCGAAaactcaccgcccgccgggtgctcgccgtcaacgcaaAAGACGCTATCGCCGAACCCAGCCATCGCccttggtctgaggtccccatcaccttcagcagggacgaccagtgggcggacatcccttatACAGGGCGCTTCCCCCTCGTTCTCGATGCAACCGtcaagaaagtactcttcagGAAAGTACTCGTCGACGGCGGAAGTgccctgaatctcctcttcgccggagccctacaGGAGCTGGGCCTTGGAGTAGAAGACCTCACCCCCTCCGACTTCTCCTTCTGGgccatgtaa
- the LOC136506574 gene encoding uncharacterized protein — protein sequence MDLPENELRGYIEDNGRPMWTAHNNHNRRYFKEEEIRIITNNYDTLLGKGGFGEVYKGILDDNSSVAVKRYIHNVKENFAKEVIVHSEINHRNVVRLIGCCIGEDALMIVTEYVSRGNLSDILHCSEISISLETRLDIAIGCAEALSYMHSQMYGQVIHGDIKPANILLDDNLNAKISDFGISKLLSTDNTLYASHVIGSIGYMDPLFARNGRLTSKSDVYSFGVVLLELITRRKAVDDGKINLIENFTQALAKRKKIREFYDVQVADENNLRILDGIGKLAAKCLAMDLEKRPEMKDVAESLRMFRKAQYQSQEKILLFGWVRRSKRPPQNMVPTDKHLHGMREGSPRLYSFGSSQGIELEKLLVASSEVLGKGKYASTYKAVLDDGFTLTVKRLKNTIDVPEAVFKERIAAIGTIEHELVVPLRQYYYSKDEKILVYDYFPNISLASILHGKHHPLVPVRWETRSAIALSVARAVTFIHSTNAAAASHGDLNSSNILLTGRSYEARVSEHGLKTLVSDPTLVIDNNITQKDDVYSFGVILLEMLTGKSPELKPDLLEWVLALIREEWVSEAFDEKLLTENTAVEELVQFLKLAIHCCDKNPTLRPTMSEVAQQIEPHIGACSFGGILEEFE from the exons ATGGATCTGCCTGAAAATGAGCTACGAGGATACATTGAGGATAATGGCAGACCAATGTGGACAGCACATAACAATCACAACAGAAGGTATTTCAAAGAAGAAGAAATAAGAATAATCACTAACAACTATGACACTCTCCTTGGGAAAGGGGGATTTGGAGAAGTTTATAAAGGGATTCTTGATGATAACAGTTCAGTTGCTGTAAAGAGGTACATCCATAATGTAAAGGAGAACTTTGCCAAAGAAGTGATTGTCCATTCCGAAATCAATCACCGGAATGTAGTTAGACTCATTGGCTGTTGTATCGGTGAAGATGCACTAATGATAGTGACTGAATATGTCTCTAGAGGAAACCTCAGTGACATTCTTCACTGCAGTGAAATTTCCATATCTTTGGAAACACGATTGGATATTGCTATAGGGTGTGCAGAAGCTTTAAGCTATATGCATTCGCAAATGTATGGGCAAGTCATCCATGGAGACATTAAGCCTGCCAACATACTTCTCGATGACAACCTCAATGCAAAAATATCAGACTTTGGGATATCAAAGTTACTTTCAACGGATAATACCTTATACGCCTCACATGTAATAGGGAGTATTGGGTATATGGATCCTTTGTTTGCTCGAAACGGGCGTCTCACCTCAAAGAGTGATGTTTATAGTTTTGGAGTTGTTCTCTTGGAACTGATTACTAGAAGAAAGGCTGTCGATGATGGTAAAATTAACCTTATTGAAAACTTTACTCAAGCTCTAGCAAAACGAAAGAAGATACGGGAATTTTATGATGTACAAGTTGCAGATGAGAACAATTTGAGGATTCTTGATGGAATTGGGAAGCTAGCAGCAAAATGCTTAGCAATGGACCTAGAGAAACGTCCAGAAATGAAAGATGTTGCAGAAAGCCTTCGGATGTTTAGAAAAGCTCAATATCAGTCACAAGAGAAAATACTTTTGTTTGGCTGGGTACGGAGAAGCAAACGACCACCCCAAAATATGGTTCCTACTGACAAACACTTACATGGAATGAGAGAAGGGAGTCCAAGACTTTACAGCTTTGGTTCATCGCAAGGGATAGAATTAGAAAAGCTGTTGGTAGCATCTTCCGAGGTTCTTGGGAAAGGCAAATATGCATCGACTTACAAGGCTGTACTGGATGATGGTTTCACGTTAACTGTAAAGAGACTGAAGAACACTATAGATGTGCCAGAGGCAGTGTTCAAGGAACGAATAGCAGCAATAGGAACAATTGAGCATGAGCTTGTAGTCCCACTACGACAGTACTACTACAGCAAGGATGAGAAGATACTGGTGTATGATTATTTTCCCAATATTAGCCTAGCTTCAATTCTTCACG GAAAACATCATCCTTTGGTGCCGGTACGCTGGGAGACTCGGTCAGCCATTGCACTATCTGTAGCTCGTGCTGTTACCTTCATCCACTCAACCAATGCTGCTGCAGCGTCCCATGGCGACCTCAACTCCTCCAACATTCTTCTTACAGGGAGGAGCTATGAGGCACGGGTCTCAGAACACGGCCTCAAAACTCTTGTCAGTGACCCAACACTAGTTATCGACAACAACATTACACAAAAGGATGATGTGTACAGCTTTGGTGTCATACTGCTTGAGATGCTCACAGGCAAGTCACCAGAACTCAAGCCAGATTTGCTCGAATGGGTTTTAGCACTCATCCGTGAGGAGTGGGTATCGGAAGCATTCGATGAGAAGCTCCTTACAGAAAACACTGCGGTAGAAGAGCTGGTTCAGTTTCTCAAACTCGCAATTCATTGCTGTGACAAGAACCCCACATTGAGACCAACAATGTCAGAAGTTGCTCAACAGATTGAACCCCACATTGGGGCCTgttcgtttggaggaattctggaggaatttgaatga